GAACACCTTTAAACAAATATGCTCGGCAAATCAAGAATTGTACATGTTTTATTGTTAAGATATGTACGTGTCATGATGAAGTGAACATCGAGTCTATGCAGTATTTCAATGGATTTCGGATTTATCTCAAGCTGGTATCGACGTTGTCTACATTCTATTCCTAACCTCGCTACTGTATATAAGTTCCCAGTCAATTACTATTAGTGGCCTTGATAAAAGGATCGAGCCAGGCTTGTGTCGCGGGATGGTGTCAGAACTCGTCCAAGATAAATTAACTCACCAAAAATAATGAAGGATGCGAGGTTCGAACTCGCGCGGAGAACTCTCCAACAGATCTTAAGTCTGCCGCCTTAGACCACTCGGCCAACCCTCCTGAATAAGCTTGTATTTGGCAATGTCAGTATATGATGAAAAGTTATTGCATTATAGGCTTATTTGGAGTAAGTGTTGAATAAACATGGCACATCCAATTGTGAGAAGTATCAGGAGAATTCTTGAGGTAGCTACCTTTTAGTATACCATTAATGGGGTACTTTTCATAGTTCTACTGAAATTGCTAAATCGGGAAGTAAAAGGAACTTCTGAAACATGTGTGGTAGAATAAAGACCTACTAGGTTGTAGACGAGAAACATGAATTCAAGTATAGATGCACCAGAAATTTCCCCTCGTATTATCAATCAAGGGGATAATAGCGTATCAATCCGAAAACTGTCTGAGTTTACACCAAATCCAGCAATATTTCTACAGAGTTTGTTCAAATTATATTATCTATCCAAGTGTCTCTCCATAGGATTCTGGAATCAAGATCACCATATTGTCATATTCTTTAAAGGAGATTCCGAACATCCCAATTCTTCATCCGAAAATACTTTTAAAATAGTTTGTCGTTGCCGACTGTTTAGAGATTTCCAAGGCTGCAATCGCATCTTTCGCAGTAAGAAAAATTACCACATCTACCATCATGTCTTCGATTGTGTGTTGTACGTGTAAAACCACGTACAGCAACGATGAAATATCTAAGCACTTGAAACTCACACGTCACAAACAAGTCAAGTTTGAGCCGTTGGACGAAATTATTGAGTGTGAAAACtgtgatgatgataacaTTCATCAGTTACAGATTCTTCGTTATGGTTTGAGCGACATGGCCTTACTCTGTCAGCCTTGTTTaaacaaagaagagaaaccaTCTACTCAATACTCGTTATCCAACGGATCtttattcaagaaaatcgacCAGTATTACAAGTTCAGAGATATCGAGTGCTATCTTTGTAAAAACAATCACCGTTTGAATGTGGGCCTCGCAAACggtcaacaagttattgtATGCGATAGGTGTATTCCCATTTACTCTGAGCAATATCCTAAGGTTAAGCTTTGCAGCGAGAGAGATGATACGTTTTTGACGGCTCTTCTTGGTATTACTGAGACATCCAAGACTCCCTCGAAGTTTAAAGGTAGAAGAAATACGATGAGAAGAGGCAAGAGAAAACCCATGACCCCCCAGGAGGAGAAAGAAGcacaagaaagaagagaccattacttttcaaagttgaaagagtCGAAGGAACTTAAATCAGGTTCTATTGTGAAGGCAGTTGGAACTGTAGCATCTAAACCTTCAAGAGTGAATGATAAAAACGGAAAGAAAGGTGTGCCTAGTTCGAGGCCGCTGTCGAAATACAGCTCACAAAACTCGTCCAGATCGAATTCGAAGACGAGCAGTGCCAGGcaatcaaaaacttctAGTCCGGTTCCTTCTGGTGGGAAGGACTCGAAAGCTAGTGAATCTCATGTTGGAGGTCCTCCAAGAAATGGTGGAGATAAGGGTAAGAATGAGGAGTCAAAGCCCAAGGACAAGAAACTTGAGAAGTACGAGAAAAAGGGTCCCAAGACTTTTAGTGATAAAGAAAcccccaagaagaagatttctAGGAACGAGGACTCCAATGGAAAGGGACCTAGAAACGAGGACTCCAATGGAAAGGGACCTAGAAACGAAATCTCTAATAGAAAGGCACCCAAGAAATTCAACTCAGACAAAGCCCCCAAAAGAGACTCCTCGAACAAAGGACCCAAGAAGGAGAATTCGAATGACAAGAAGGGGCCTAGAAAGGACACCtcaaaagagaagaaagggCCCTTGAAAGAGAATAATGCAAACGACAAGCCAAAAGTTTCAGACAAACTAGATCCCGATTTAAGCAAGTTGCCTAAGGGTATCGTTCAATATCAACCGTCTCCAGAACCCAAGCTTCGGTACGAATCCATGGACTCGTACTTTAGGGAAATGAGTTACAACCTTTTTCTCGAAGAGAAATTGAGTATGTCTGCAAGTCAAAACTTGTTTCTCGGTTCTGGAGATCTCACTCTTTCATGGTTTCAAGACAACgataagaagaacaaaCAGTACCATTTAGAAATCCCGTTGACCCAAGAGTTCAAGGATAAATACTTGAGCAAGAGGATccaaaagttcaagaagagcCCTTTTTCAGTTGACCAAATTATGTTCTTAGTGTGCAATGAGTGTGTACCTTGGTATGGTAAAGTGGTGTTATCAGAGACGAAGAAGGTAAAACGGTACGATATTTTAGAGGTGATTGTTGAGCAGTTCCCTTGGAATTACCAACCTTTGCCGATGAATATCAATATTAAACATCTCACCTTATTACCAGCATCCGTGTCTATATCCCGAGTGTTCTTGGCAATGTCGAGAATCGAAAATAAGAGATTCATTAGTATGTTGTTGGGAAACACTACCATTAGGCAgatttccttcaacaattaCGTGAAGTTTTCAGACgagtccaagttcaaccagTCACAGAAAGTGGCTTTACAGTCTGTGTTGAATAATTCTATAACCTTGTTGCAAGGGCCACCCGGTACCGGAAAGACATCCACCATTCACGAGATCATTTTACAACTTTTAAACAATCTCAATACTTACCCAGTGTTGGTTGTTGCAGCGTCGAACATTGCTATTGACAACATAgctgaaaagttgatatCCACCCACGAACATCAGTTGCTTAGAATCGTCTCCATGGAGAAGGAACTGGATTACAATAAATCACACCCGTTGCACTCTATTTGTCTTCACCGGAAAATAGATGGTATGCTTCCAGAGTCGATGAAAGAAACTTTGGCCAAATTAAGAAGCCCTCGAGCCAGTGAGGTTAGTATCAACCAGTTTAGAAAAGTGAAAAGTAAGCAAGTGGGGTTGTCGAACCTCTTGATCACCCAAGCTAGAGTAATCTTCACTACCAGTGTGATGGCAGGTGGTAATCAATTGAAGTCTGTCAAAAAGTTCCCTGTGGTGATAATGGACGAATCCACCCAATCCTCCGAGGCCACTACCTTGATTCCGTTATCAATGCCTGGAGTCGacaagtttgtgtttgttggAGACCAAAAGCAATTGAGCAGTTTCACCCAAGTATCCAACTTGTCGCTTTCGCTCTTTGAAAGAGTTCTTTTGAACGGAACATACCAAAAGCCACATATGTTAGACACCCAGTACAGAATGCACCCTCTGATTAGTGCATTCTCGAGACACAAGTTCTATAACGATCTCTTGAAGGATGGAATCACTGCTGAACAAAGAACAATGAATCTGATCGATAGACCGGTGATGTTCTGGGATACTCAAGGTAAGTGTTCAGAGGAGCGGGTTAGGATCAGAACCAGAGAAGACAATGGGTACACGTACTCGAACCCCGGAGAGATCTCCTATATCgttgatattcttcaaaacttGATCTATGATAAGCAGGTGGATAAGTCGACCATTGGTATCATTACTCCATATCGGGGACAAAGAGACTTGATATCCAAAGTATTGTCCGAAAACGAGCTCATCAACCCCACGAAAGAAGAGATCAAAGTGGACGTAGATAGAGATGATATTTACAATGACTCCAAACCCGTGACTATTCACACAGTTTCAGGAATCATGATAGCTTCTATCGATGCGTTCCAGGGTCGTGAAAAGGACTTTATTATCTTTTCGTGTGTGAGGTCCAACGACACCCGCAAAATCGGGTTCTTGAATGACGAGCGTAGACTTAATGTTGCCATCACCAGAGCTCGGTACGGACTTTTCCTTATTGGAGACCACCAAACATTGGACCAAGACCCGCTTTGGCACCAGTACTTGGACCATTTGGGCAGTCGCGAATTCATCAACCGCACCGATCTGGTGGCATTGT
The window above is part of the Yamadazyma tenuis chromosome 4, complete sequence genome. Proteins encoded here:
- a CDS encoding uncharacterized protein (COG:L; EggNog:ENOG503NXNQ); protein product: MSSIVCCTCKTTYSNDEISKHLKLTRHKQVKFEPLDEIIECENCDDDNIHQLQILRYGLSDMALLCQPCLNKEEKPSTQYSLSNGSLFKKIDQYYKFRDIECYLCKNNHRLNVGLANGQQVIVCDRCIPIYSEQYPKVKLCSERDDTFLTALLGITETSKTPSKFKGRRNTMRRGKRKPMTPQEEKEAQERRDHYFSKLKESKELKSGSIVKAVGTVASKPSRVNDKNGKKGVPSSRPSSKYSSQNSSRSNSKTSSARQSKTSSPVPSGGKDSKASESHVGGPPRNGGDKGKNEESKPKDKKLEKYEKKGPKTFSDKETPKKKISRNEDSNGKGPRNEDSNGKGPRNEISNRKAPKKFNSDKAPKRDSSNKGPKKENSNDKKGPRKDTSKEKKGPLKENNANDKPKVSDKLDPDLSKLPKGIVQYQPSPEPKLRYESMDSYFREMSYNLFLEEKLSMSASQNLFLGSGDLTLSWFQDNDKKNKQYHLEIPLTQEFKDKYLSKRIQKFKKSPFSVDQIMFLVCNECVPWYGKVVLSETKKVKRYDILEVIVEQFPWNYQPLPMNINIKHLTLLPASVSISRVFLAMSRIENKRFISMLLGNTTIRQISFNNYVKFSDESKFNQSQKVALQSVLNNSITLLQGPPGTGKTSTIHEIILQLLNNLNTYPVLVVAASNIAIDNIAEKLISTHEHQLLRIVSMEKESDYNKSHPLHSICLHRKIDGMLPESMKETLAKLRSPRASEVSINQFRKVKSKQVGLSNLLITQARVIFTTSVMAGGNQLKSVKKFPVVIMDESTQSSEATTLIPLSMPGVDKFVFVGDQKQLSSFTQVSNLSLSLFERVLLNGTYQKPHMLDTQYRMHPSISAFSRHKFYNDLLKDGITAEQRTMNSIDRPVMFWDTQGKCSEERVRIRTREDNGYTYSNPGEISYIVDILQNLIYDKQVDKSTIGIITPYRGQRDLISKVLSENELINPTKEEIKVDVDRDDIYNDSKPVTIHTVSGIMIASIDAFQGREKDFIIFSCVRSNDTRKIGFLNDERRLNVAITRARYGLFLIGDHQTLDQDPLWHQYLDHLGSREFINRTDSVALSR